A region of Streptomyces paludis DNA encodes the following proteins:
- a CDS encoding epoxide hydrolase family protein — MTASHPFPLEPTPIHVSDEVLDDLRARLAQTRPPLDEGNGDWSYGVPADYLGELVAYWRDGYDWRAAEAAINAYEHYRVDVSGVPVHFLRKPGRGPRPIPLILTHGWPWTFWHWSKVIGPLADPAAFGGDPADAFDVIVPSLPGFGFPGPLTGFPDVNFWKVSDLWHTLMTETLGYEKYAAGGCDIGGIVSSQLGHKYADELYGIHIGSGLPLDFFSGPRAWDFARNRPLTDEQPADVRARVIELDHRSASHLNVHMLDGATLAHGLSDSPAGLLAWLLERWNAWSDNGGDVESVFSKDDLLTHATIYWVNNSIATSIRYYANANRYPWAPAHDRTPVVQAPVGLTFVTYENPPGIHSAEERVRAFTSGPQAAWFNHVNVNAHDHGGHFIPWENPEAWVGDLRRTFRGLRPGGDGAAPDSLI, encoded by the coding sequence TTGACCGCCTCGCACCCCTTTCCCCTGGAGCCCACCCCCATCCATGTGTCCGACGAGGTCCTCGACGATCTGCGCGCCCGTCTCGCGCAGACCCGTCCGCCGCTGGACGAGGGGAACGGGGACTGGTCCTACGGCGTCCCGGCCGACTACCTCGGTGAGCTGGTTGCCTACTGGCGGGACGGCTACGACTGGCGCGCGGCCGAGGCCGCCATCAACGCGTACGAGCACTACCGGGTGGACGTCTCGGGTGTTCCGGTGCACTTCCTGCGCAAACCGGGCCGCGGCCCCCGCCCGATCCCGCTGATCCTCACCCACGGCTGGCCGTGGACGTTCTGGCACTGGTCGAAGGTGATCGGCCCGCTCGCCGACCCGGCCGCGTTCGGCGGTGACCCCGCCGACGCGTTCGACGTCATCGTGCCGTCCCTGCCCGGCTTCGGCTTCCCCGGCCCGCTCACCGGCTTTCCGGACGTCAACTTCTGGAAGGTCTCCGACCTCTGGCACACCCTGATGACCGAGACCCTGGGGTATGAGAAGTACGCCGCCGGGGGCTGCGACATCGGCGGGATCGTCTCCAGCCAGCTCGGCCACAAGTACGCCGACGAGCTGTACGGCATCCACATCGGCTCCGGGCTGCCGCTCGACTTCTTCTCCGGCCCCCGCGCCTGGGACTTCGCCCGGAACCGGCCCCTCACCGACGAGCAGCCCGCCGATGTCCGCGCCCGTGTCATCGAGCTGGACCACCGCTCGGCGTCCCACCTCAACGTCCATATGCTCGACGGCGCCACCCTGGCCCACGGGCTGAGCGACTCGCCCGCCGGACTGCTCGCGTGGCTGCTGGAGCGCTGGAACGCCTGGAGCGACAACGGGGGCGACGTCGAGTCCGTCTTCAGCAAGGACGACCTGCTCACCCACGCCACGATCTACTGGGTGAACAACTCCATCGCCACGTCGATCCGTTACTACGCCAACGCCAACCGCTACCCCTGGGCGCCCGCCCACGACCGCACCCCGGTCGTCCAGGCCCCGGTCGGCCTCACCTTCGTCACCTACGAGAACCCGCCCGGCATCCACAGCGCCGAGGAGCGCGTCCGGGCGTTCACGTCCGGCCCGCAGGCCGCCTGGTTCAACCATGTCAATGTCAACGCCCATGACCACGGCGGCCACTTCATCCCCTGGGAGAACCCGGAGGCATGGGTGGGCGATCTGCGCCGTACCTTCCGCGGCCTGAGGCCCGGCGGGGACGGGGCAGCACCGGATTCCCTGATCTGA
- the wrbA gene encoding NAD(P)H:quinone oxidoreductase encodes MSESVNVTIIYYSSTGTVHALAQAAAEAAEKAGAQVRLRKVAETVPPEVINTRPEWAQHVADTADIPQAVLDDVEWADAVLLGTPTRFGNPASQLRAFVETTGPLWFQGKLAGKVYSAFTASSTPHGGQESTILALANTFYHWGGVIVPPGYTNPVQAQQGNPYGTSHVAGTGAPGEESLGAARHQATRVVEIATALKAGRVA; translated from the coding sequence ATGTCGGAATCCGTGAACGTCACGATCATTTACTACAGCTCGACGGGCACCGTGCACGCCCTGGCGCAGGCCGCCGCCGAGGCGGCGGAGAAGGCCGGGGCGCAGGTGCGGCTGCGCAAGGTGGCGGAGACGGTGCCGCCGGAGGTGATCAACACCAGGCCGGAGTGGGCCCAGCACGTGGCGGACACCGCCGACATCCCCCAGGCGGTCCTGGACGATGTGGAGTGGGCCGACGCGGTGCTCCTCGGCACCCCCACCCGCTTCGGCAACCCGGCCAGCCAGCTGCGGGCGTTCGTGGAGACCACCGGTCCGCTGTGGTTCCAGGGCAAGCTCGCGGGCAAGGTGTACTCGGCCTTCACCGCCTCCAGCACCCCGCACGGGGGCCAGGAATCCACCATCCTGGCGCTGGCGAACACCTTCTACCACTGGGGTGGCGTCATCGTGCCCCCCGGCTACACCAACCCCGTCCAGGCCCAGCAGGGCAATCCGTACGGCACTTCCCACGTGGCCGGTACCGGCGCACCCGGTGAGGAGTCCCTCGGGGCGGCCCGCCACCAGGCCACCCGCGTCGTCGAGATCGCGACCGCCCTCAAGGCCGGTCGCGTCGCCTGA